The following are from one region of the Camelus ferus isolate YT-003-E chromosome 13, BCGSAC_Cfer_1.0, whole genome shotgun sequence genome:
- the ESPN gene encoding espin isoform X5, translated as MALEQALQAARQGELDVLRSLHAAGLLGPSLRDPLDALPVHHAARAGKLHCLRFLVEEAALPAAARARNGATPAHDAAATGHLACLQWLLSQGGCGVQDRDNSGATVLHLAARFGHPEVVNWLLCHGGGDPTVATDTGALPVHYAAAKGDFPSLRLLIGHHPEGVNAQTKNGATPLYLACQEGHLEVTQYLVKECGADPHLSAHDGMTPLHAAAQMGHSPVIVWLVSSGTGRGGARRTGACAGRGWSQEGPGAQPPPLFAPPPPTQVSCTDVSLSEQDKDGATAMHFAASRGHAKVLSWLLLHGGEISADLWGGTPLHDAAENGELECCQILVVNGAELDVRDRDGYTAADLSDYNGHSHCTRYLRTVENMSVEHRVLSPDPSADLETKQPDSGMSSPNTTMSVQPPNFDLSSPTSTLSNYDSCSSSHSSIKGRRPQHGLPSARAAEIQSYVDMLSAEPGLPQGKMEGPKAPPPAPSFPPPPPPPGTQLPPPPPGYPAPKPPVGLPAADIYTQTKNKLRHVETEAFKKELSSRDGRSGLRRQDSSRKPRAFSKQPSTGDYYRQLGRCPREPLAAHPGMAHSEEAALLPGNHVHNGCGADPKVSRELPPPPPPPPPPPPPLPEALSSPPPAPPLPFEGAGPGCGQRRSSSSTGKVRVLRHRKSTKSFNMMSPTGDNSELLAEIKAGKSLKPTPQSKGLTTVFSGSGQLASQPDSPLPPASPVPSWARSPTPPATGSQPLLNGSVAPAPPATPAPGLQLDVEALIPTHDEQGRPIPEWKRQVMVRKLQLKMQEEEEQRRKDEEEEAWLASMPAWRRDILRKKLEEEREQKRKEEERKKQEEMQREKEQSEKLRTLGYDESKLAPWQRQIILKKGDIAKY; from the exons ATGGCCCTGGAGCAGGCGCTGCAGGCGGCGCGGCAGGGCGAGCTGGACGTGCTGAGGTCCCTGCACGCCGCCGGCCTGCTGGGGCCCTCGCTGCGCGACCCGCTGGACGCGCTGCCGGTGCACCACGCGGCCCGCGCCGGCAAGCTGCACTGTCTGCGCTTCCTGGTGGAGGAGGCCGCCCTGCCCGCCGCGGCCCGCGCGCGCAACGGCGCCACGCCGGCCCACGACGCCGCCGCCACCGGCCACCTCGCCTGCCTGCAGTGGCTGCTCTCGCAGGGTGGCTGTGGAGTGCAG GACAGAGACAATTCTGGTGCCACAGTCCTGCATCTGGCTGCCCGCTTCGGCCACCCTGAGGTGGTGAACTGGCTGCTGTGTCACGGCGGTGGGGACCCCACCGTGGCCACAGACACAGGTGCCCTACCTGTTCACTACGCCGCCGCCAAAGGAGACTTCCCCTCCCTGAGGCTTCTCATCGGGCACCACCCTGA GGGAGTGAATGCCCAAACCAAGAACGGTGCCACGCCCCTGTACCTGGCGTGCCAGGAGGGCCACCTGGAGGTGACGCAGTACCTGGTGAAGGAGTGCGGCGCAGACCCGCACCTGAGCGCCCACGACGGCATGACACCGCTGCACGCTGCTGCGCAGATGGGCCACAGCCCGGTAATCGTGTGGCTGGTGAGCTCGGGGACAGGTCGGGGCGGGGCCCGAAGGACCGGGGCTTGTGCGGGACGGGGATGGAGCCAGGAGGGGCCTGGcgcccagcccccgcccctctttgccccgccccctcccacccaggtGAGCTGCACCGACGTGAGCCTGTCGGAGCAGGACAAGGACGGCGCCACGGCCATGCATTTCGCGGCGAGCCGCGGCCACGCCAAAGTGCTCAGCTGGCTCCTGCTGCACGGCGGCGAGATCTCGGCCGACCTGTGGGGCGGGACCCCGCTGCATGACGCCGCCGAGAACGGGGAGCTGGAG TGCTGCCAGATCCTGGTAGTTAACGGCGCGGAGCTGGACGTCCGCGACCGCGACGGGTACACGGCCGCCGACCTCTCGGACTACAACGGCCACAGCCACTGCACCCGCTACCTGCGCACCGTGGAGAACATG AGCGTGGAGCACCGCGTGCTGTCCCCGGATCCATCCGCTGACCTGGAGACCAAGCAGCCTGACTCAGGCATGTCCTCGCCCAATACCACCATGTCGGTCCAGCCGCCGAACTTTGACCTCAGCTCGCCCACCAGCACCCTCTCCAACTATGactcctgctcctccagccacTCCAGCATCAAGGGCCGGCGCCCTCAACATG ggCTTCCCAGCGCAAGAGCCGCAGAGATACAGAGCTATGTGGACATGCTGAGCGCAGAGCCGGGCCTGCCCCAGGGCAAGATGGAGGGACCCAAAGCACCTCCACCGGCACCCAGCTTccctccgcctcccccacccccaggcacccAACTGCCCCCACCTCCGCCAGGCTACCCAGCTCCCAAGCCCCCTGTGGGGCTACCCGCAGCTGACATCTACACACAGACTAAGAACAAACTCCGCCACGTGGAGACCGAAGCCTTCAAGAAGGAG CTGAGCTCCCGCGACGGCCGCAGCGGGCTGCGGAGGCAGGACTCCAGCCGCAAGCCCCGCGCCTTCAGCAAGCAGCCCAGCACGGGGGACTACTACCGCCAGCTGGGCCGCTGCCCCCGGGAGCCGCTGGCCGCACACCCGGGCATGGCGCACAGCGAGGAG GCGGCGCTGCTCCCCGGGAACCACGTGCACAATGGCTGCGGCGCGGACCCCAAGGTGTCCAGggagctgcccccgcccccgccgccgccgccgccgccgccgccgcccctgcCGGAGGCCCTGAGCTCGCCGCCGCCTGCTCCGCCTCTGCCCTTCGAGGGCGCTGGCCCTGGCTGCGGGCAACGTCGCTCCTCCTCGTCCACTGGCA AAGTGAGAGTCCTGAGGCACAGGAAGA GCACCAAGTCTTTCAACATGATGTCCCCAACGGGTGACAACTCGGAGCTGCTGGCTGAGATTAAGGCAGGCAAGAGTCTGAAGCCGACGCCGCAGAGCAAGGGTCTGACCACGGTGTTCTCAGGCAGTGGGCAGCTGGCCTCCCAG CCCGATTCGCCGCTGCCGCCGGCGTCGCCTGTGCCATCATGGGCCCGGAGCCCCACCCCGCCAGCCACGGGGTCCCAGCCACTGCTCAACGGCAGCGTGGCACCTGCGCCGCCCGCCACCCCTGCGCCAGGCTTGCAGCTGGACGTGGAGGCGCTCATCCCCACTCACGACGAGCAGGGCCGGCCCATCCCCGAGTGGAAGCGCCAGGTGATGGTGCGCAAGCTGCAGCTGAAgatgcaggaggaagaggagcagaggcGGAAG
- the ESPN gene encoding espin isoform X7 produces MALEQALQAARQGELDVLRSLHAAGLLGPSLRDPLDALPVHHAARAGKLHCLRFLVEEAALPAAARARNGATPAHDAAATGHLACLQWLLSQGGCGVQDRDNSGATVLHLAARFGHPEVVNWLLCHGGGDPTVATDTGALPVHYAAAKGDFPSLRLLIGHHPEGVNAQTKNGATPLYLACQEGHLEVTQYLVKECGADPHLSAHDGMTPLHAAAQMGHSPVIVWLVSCTDVSLSEQDKDGATAMHFAASRGHAKVLSWLLLHGGEISADLWGGTPLHDAAENGELECCQILVVNGAELDVRDRDGYTAADLSDYNGHSHCTRYLRTVENMSVEHRVLSPDPSADLETKQPDSGMSSPNTTMSVQPPNFDLSSPTSTLSNYDSCSSSHSSIKGRRPQHGLPSARAAEIQSYVDMLSAEPGLPQGKMEGPKAPPPAPSFPPPPPPPGTQLPPPPPGYPAPKPPVGLPAADIYTQTKNKLRHVETEAFKKELSSRDGRSGLRRQDSSRKPRAFSKQPSTGDYYRQLGRCPREPLAAHPGMAHSEEAALLPGNHVHNGCGADPKVSRELPPPPPPPPPPPPPLPEALSSPPPAPPLPFEGAGPGCGQRRSSSSTGKVRVLRHRKSTKSFNMMSPTGDNSELLAEIKAGKSLKPTPQSKGLTTVFSGSGQLASQPDSPLPPASPVPSWARSPTPPATGSQPLLNGSVAPAPPATPAPGLQLDVEALIPTHDEQGRPIPEWKRQVMVRKLQLKMQEEEEQRRKDEEEEAWLASMPAWRRDILRKKLEEEREQKRKEEERKKQEEMQREKEQSEKLRTLGYDESKLAPWQRQIILKKGDIAKY; encoded by the exons ATGGCCCTGGAGCAGGCGCTGCAGGCGGCGCGGCAGGGCGAGCTGGACGTGCTGAGGTCCCTGCACGCCGCCGGCCTGCTGGGGCCCTCGCTGCGCGACCCGCTGGACGCGCTGCCGGTGCACCACGCGGCCCGCGCCGGCAAGCTGCACTGTCTGCGCTTCCTGGTGGAGGAGGCCGCCCTGCCCGCCGCGGCCCGCGCGCGCAACGGCGCCACGCCGGCCCACGACGCCGCCGCCACCGGCCACCTCGCCTGCCTGCAGTGGCTGCTCTCGCAGGGTGGCTGTGGAGTGCAG GACAGAGACAATTCTGGTGCCACAGTCCTGCATCTGGCTGCCCGCTTCGGCCACCCTGAGGTGGTGAACTGGCTGCTGTGTCACGGCGGTGGGGACCCCACCGTGGCCACAGACACAGGTGCCCTACCTGTTCACTACGCCGCCGCCAAAGGAGACTTCCCCTCCCTGAGGCTTCTCATCGGGCACCACCCTGA GGGAGTGAATGCCCAAACCAAGAACGGTGCCACGCCCCTGTACCTGGCGTGCCAGGAGGGCCACCTGGAGGTGACGCAGTACCTGGTGAAGGAGTGCGGCGCAGACCCGCACCTGAGCGCCCACGACGGCATGACACCGCTGCACGCTGCTGCGCAGATGGGCCACAGCCCGGTAATCGTGTGGCTG gtGAGCTGCACCGACGTGAGCCTGTCGGAGCAGGACAAGGACGGCGCCACGGCCATGCATTTCGCGGCGAGCCGCGGCCACGCCAAAGTGCTCAGCTGGCTCCTGCTGCACGGCGGCGAGATCTCGGCCGACCTGTGGGGCGGGACCCCGCTGCATGACGCCGCCGAGAACGGGGAGCTGGAG TGCTGCCAGATCCTGGTAGTTAACGGCGCGGAGCTGGACGTCCGCGACCGCGACGGGTACACGGCCGCCGACCTCTCGGACTACAACGGCCACAGCCACTGCACCCGCTACCTGCGCACCGTGGAGAACATG AGCGTGGAGCACCGCGTGCTGTCCCCGGATCCATCCGCTGACCTGGAGACCAAGCAGCCTGACTCAGGCATGTCCTCGCCCAATACCACCATGTCGGTCCAGCCGCCGAACTTTGACCTCAGCTCGCCCACCAGCACCCTCTCCAACTATGactcctgctcctccagccacTCCAGCATCAAGGGCCGGCGCCCTCAACATG ggCTTCCCAGCGCAAGAGCCGCAGAGATACAGAGCTATGTGGACATGCTGAGCGCAGAGCCGGGCCTGCCCCAGGGCAAGATGGAGGGACCCAAAGCACCTCCACCGGCACCCAGCTTccctccgcctcccccacccccaggcacccAACTGCCCCCACCTCCGCCAGGCTACCCAGCTCCCAAGCCCCCTGTGGGGCTACCCGCAGCTGACATCTACACACAGACTAAGAACAAACTCCGCCACGTGGAGACCGAAGCCTTCAAGAAGGAG CTGAGCTCCCGCGACGGCCGCAGCGGGCTGCGGAGGCAGGACTCCAGCCGCAAGCCCCGCGCCTTCAGCAAGCAGCCCAGCACGGGGGACTACTACCGCCAGCTGGGCCGCTGCCCCCGGGAGCCGCTGGCCGCACACCCGGGCATGGCGCACAGCGAGGAG GCGGCGCTGCTCCCCGGGAACCACGTGCACAATGGCTGCGGCGCGGACCCCAAGGTGTCCAGggagctgcccccgcccccgccgccgccgccgccgccgccgccgcccctgcCGGAGGCCCTGAGCTCGCCGCCGCCTGCTCCGCCTCTGCCCTTCGAGGGCGCTGGCCCTGGCTGCGGGCAACGTCGCTCCTCCTCGTCCACTGGCA AAGTGAGAGTCCTGAGGCACAGGAAGA GCACCAAGTCTTTCAACATGATGTCCCCAACGGGTGACAACTCGGAGCTGCTGGCTGAGATTAAGGCAGGCAAGAGTCTGAAGCCGACGCCGCAGAGCAAGGGTCTGACCACGGTGTTCTCAGGCAGTGGGCAGCTGGCCTCCCAG CCCGATTCGCCGCTGCCGCCGGCGTCGCCTGTGCCATCATGGGCCCGGAGCCCCACCCCGCCAGCCACGGGGTCCCAGCCACTGCTCAACGGCAGCGTGGCACCTGCGCCGCCCGCCACCCCTGCGCCAGGCTTGCAGCTGGACGTGGAGGCGCTCATCCCCACTCACGACGAGCAGGGCCGGCCCATCCCCGAGTGGAAGCGCCAGGTGATGGTGCGCAAGCTGCAGCTGAAgatgcaggaggaagaggagcagaggcGGAAG
- the ESPN gene encoding espin isoform X1 — translation MALEQALQAARQGELDVLRSLHAAGLLGPSLRDPLDALPVHHAARAGKLHCLRFLVEEAALPAAARARNGATPAHDAAATGHLACLQWLLSQGGCGVQDRDNSGATVLHLAARFGHPEVVNWLLCHGGGDPTVATDTGALPVHYAAAKGDFPSLRLLIGHHPEGVNAQTKNGATPLYLACQEGHLEVTQYLVKECGADPHLSAHDGMTPLHAAAQMGHSPVIVWLVSSGTGRGGARRTGACAGRGWSQEGPGAQPPPLFAPPPPTQVSCTDVSLSEQDKDGATAMHFAASRGHAKVLSWLLLHGGEISADLWGGTPLHDAAENGELECCQILVVNGAELDVRDRDGYTAADLSDYNGHSHCTRYLRTVENMSVEHRVLSPDPSADLETKQPDSGMSSPNTTMSVQPPNFDLSSPTSTLSNYDSCSSSHSSIKGRRPQHGLPSARAAEIQSYVDMLSAEPGLPQGKMEGPKAPPPAPSFPPPPPPPGTQLPPPPPGYPAPKPPVGLPAADIYTQTKNKLRHVETEAFKKELSSRDGRSGLRRQDSSRKPRAFSKQPSTGDYYRQLGRCPREPLAAHPGMAHSEEAALLPGNHVHNGCGADPKVSRELPPPPPPPPPPPPPLPEALSSPPPAPPLPFEGAGPGCGQRRSSSSTGKVRVLRHRKSTKSFNMMSPTGDNSELLAEIKAGKSLKPTPQSKGLTTVFSGSGQLASQPDSPLPPASPVPSWARSPTPPATGSQPLLNGSVAPAPPATPAPGLQLDVEALIPTHDEQGRPIPEWKRQVMVRKLQLKMQEEEEQRRKLMAASSCCYPREGWRYSREHNGILGPFGELMTEDDILRIEQQIENLQVLHKAQKLEARLVQLELELEQLLPISAALSAPRFTVDPRRMHGRAASLPAWCSKISTLLKSMATLLAALGGRPAHLAELLAADTGQPLAPLSDAPWRPGPLCLGRSHSLSWCREAVAREIFECGVSVQHLRATYERHAQGPAPARGQRRKLSLPAGAPGCEPILEEDYVAAGPGKSIAAGAANGLPAAGEPLGVLGPPEAPGRQAALPELGQPARRPSFSTELCGVQDYIDMRKERIVHLFLEHWRKWTFRGPGRHAQVRLRRLLPRVVAAGARPGPEAADAPPPPAGDGPDERLLRLLKQRQVVGKLLGHWRSLLRREPAPQPRGPGLAHGLYWPEHFLPPLDGGAPPSYDSLTLDLFMLGYFQLLEMGLTRQERKFRHLLCYEMFDRLGSYPWELIRLFHRVVLEEVEAGRRDWSDGFEDLRRQFFGDTPEAEPAQEEEVEEQEEGTEEEREPTEEATPAQRGDWPEGQPEAPSPAPHPPPPPAEPPPTSDPPSYEAPVEDPLELVSEMGEFSNEDICRYIDRSFSFWKEKEAELFDI, via the exons ATGGCCCTGGAGCAGGCGCTGCAGGCGGCGCGGCAGGGCGAGCTGGACGTGCTGAGGTCCCTGCACGCCGCCGGCCTGCTGGGGCCCTCGCTGCGCGACCCGCTGGACGCGCTGCCGGTGCACCACGCGGCCCGCGCCGGCAAGCTGCACTGTCTGCGCTTCCTGGTGGAGGAGGCCGCCCTGCCCGCCGCGGCCCGCGCGCGCAACGGCGCCACGCCGGCCCACGACGCCGCCGCCACCGGCCACCTCGCCTGCCTGCAGTGGCTGCTCTCGCAGGGTGGCTGTGGAGTGCAG GACAGAGACAATTCTGGTGCCACAGTCCTGCATCTGGCTGCCCGCTTCGGCCACCCTGAGGTGGTGAACTGGCTGCTGTGTCACGGCGGTGGGGACCCCACCGTGGCCACAGACACAGGTGCCCTACCTGTTCACTACGCCGCCGCCAAAGGAGACTTCCCCTCCCTGAGGCTTCTCATCGGGCACCACCCTGA GGGAGTGAATGCCCAAACCAAGAACGGTGCCACGCCCCTGTACCTGGCGTGCCAGGAGGGCCACCTGGAGGTGACGCAGTACCTGGTGAAGGAGTGCGGCGCAGACCCGCACCTGAGCGCCCACGACGGCATGACACCGCTGCACGCTGCTGCGCAGATGGGCCACAGCCCGGTAATCGTGTGGCTGGTGAGCTCGGGGACAGGTCGGGGCGGGGCCCGAAGGACCGGGGCTTGTGCGGGACGGGGATGGAGCCAGGAGGGGCCTGGcgcccagcccccgcccctctttgccccgccccctcccacccaggtGAGCTGCACCGACGTGAGCCTGTCGGAGCAGGACAAGGACGGCGCCACGGCCATGCATTTCGCGGCGAGCCGCGGCCACGCCAAAGTGCTCAGCTGGCTCCTGCTGCACGGCGGCGAGATCTCGGCCGACCTGTGGGGCGGGACCCCGCTGCATGACGCCGCCGAGAACGGGGAGCTGGAG TGCTGCCAGATCCTGGTAGTTAACGGCGCGGAGCTGGACGTCCGCGACCGCGACGGGTACACGGCCGCCGACCTCTCGGACTACAACGGCCACAGCCACTGCACCCGCTACCTGCGCACCGTGGAGAACATG AGCGTGGAGCACCGCGTGCTGTCCCCGGATCCATCCGCTGACCTGGAGACCAAGCAGCCTGACTCAGGCATGTCCTCGCCCAATACCACCATGTCGGTCCAGCCGCCGAACTTTGACCTCAGCTCGCCCACCAGCACCCTCTCCAACTATGactcctgctcctccagccacTCCAGCATCAAGGGCCGGCGCCCTCAACATG ggCTTCCCAGCGCAAGAGCCGCAGAGATACAGAGCTATGTGGACATGCTGAGCGCAGAGCCGGGCCTGCCCCAGGGCAAGATGGAGGGACCCAAAGCACCTCCACCGGCACCCAGCTTccctccgcctcccccacccccaggcacccAACTGCCCCCACCTCCGCCAGGCTACCCAGCTCCCAAGCCCCCTGTGGGGCTACCCGCAGCTGACATCTACACACAGACTAAGAACAAACTCCGCCACGTGGAGACCGAAGCCTTCAAGAAGGAG CTGAGCTCCCGCGACGGCCGCAGCGGGCTGCGGAGGCAGGACTCCAGCCGCAAGCCCCGCGCCTTCAGCAAGCAGCCCAGCACGGGGGACTACTACCGCCAGCTGGGCCGCTGCCCCCGGGAGCCGCTGGCCGCACACCCGGGCATGGCGCACAGCGAGGAG GCGGCGCTGCTCCCCGGGAACCACGTGCACAATGGCTGCGGCGCGGACCCCAAGGTGTCCAGggagctgcccccgcccccgccgccgccgccgccgccgccgccgcccctgcCGGAGGCCCTGAGCTCGCCGCCGCCTGCTCCGCCTCTGCCCTTCGAGGGCGCTGGCCCTGGCTGCGGGCAACGTCGCTCCTCCTCGTCCACTGGCA AAGTGAGAGTCCTGAGGCACAGGAAGA GCACCAAGTCTTTCAACATGATGTCCCCAACGGGTGACAACTCGGAGCTGCTGGCTGAGATTAAGGCAGGCAAGAGTCTGAAGCCGACGCCGCAGAGCAAGGGTCTGACCACGGTGTTCTCAGGCAGTGGGCAGCTGGCCTCCCAG CCCGATTCGCCGCTGCCGCCGGCGTCGCCTGTGCCATCATGGGCCCGGAGCCCCACCCCGCCAGCCACGGGGTCCCAGCCACTGCTCAACGGCAGCGTGGCACCTGCGCCGCCCGCCACCCCTGCGCCAGGCTTGCAGCTGGACGTGGAGGCGCTCATCCCCACTCACGACGAGCAGGGCCGGCCCATCCCCGAGTGGAAGCGCCAGGTGATGGTGCGCAAGCTGCAGCTGAAgatgcaggaggaagaggagcagaggcGGAAG CTGATGGCCGCCAGCTCGTGCTGCTACCCCCGCGAGGGCTGGAGGTACTCCCGCGAGCACAACGGCATCCTTGGGCCCTTCGGCGAACTCATGACCGAGGACGACATCCTCCGCATCGAGCAGCAAATCGAGAACCTGCAAGTGCTGCACAAGGCTCAGAAGCTGGAGGCGCGCCTGgtgcagctggagctggagctggagcagctgcTGCCCATCTCGGCTGCCCTGTCGGCGCCGCGTTTCACCGTCGACCCGCGCCGAATGCACGGCCGCGCCGCCAGCCTGCCCGCCTGGTGCAGCAAGATCTCCACGCTGCTCAAGAGCATGGCCACGCTGCTGGCCGCGCTGGGCGGACGGCCGGCGCACTTGGCCGAACTACTGGCCGCGGACACAGGCCAGCCGCTAGCGCCGCTGTCGGACGCCCCCTGGCGGCCTGGCCCGCTCTGTTTGGGCCGCTCGCATTCGCTCAGCTGGTGCCGCGAGGCCGTGGCGCGCGAGATCTTCGAGTGCGGCGTCTCGGTGCAGCACCTCCGCGCCACCTACGAGCGGCACGCCCAGGGCCCGGCCCCCGCGCGCGGCCAGCGCCGAAAGCTGTCTCTGCCCGCCGGCGCCCCGGGCTGCGAACCTATCCTCGAAGAGGACTATGTGGCGGCTGGCCCCGGCAAGTCTATCGCCGCCGGAGCCGCCAACGGCCTGCCGGCCGCAGGGGAGCCTCTGGGCGTCCTGGGCCCGCCCGAGGCGCCGGGCCGCCAGGCGGCGCTGCCCGAGCTCGGACAGCCGGCGCGCAGGCCGTCGTTCTCCACCGAGCTGTGCGGCGTCCAGGACTACATTGACATGCGCAAGGAGCGCATCGTCCACCTCTTCTTGGAGCACTGGCGCAAGTGGACCTTCCGCGGCCCCGGGCGCCATGCCCAGGTGCGCCTGCGCAGACTGCTGCCCCGCGTGGTGGCCGCCGGCGCCCGCCCAGGCCCCGAGGCCGCGGACGCTCCCCCGCCGCCGGCGGGCGACGGCCCGGACGAGCGGCTGTTGCGCCTGCTGAAGCAGCGGCAGGTGGTGGGCAAGCTGCTGGGCCACTGGCGGAGCCTGCTGCGGCGGGAGCCGGCTCCCCAGCCCCGCGGCCCCGGTCTGGCGCATGGCTTGTACTGGCCCGAGCACTTTCTTCCGCCCCTCGACGGCGGCGCGCCCCCGAGCTACGACAGCCTCACCCTCGACCTTTTCATGCTCGGCTATTTCCAGCTGCTCGAAATGGGCCTGACCCGCCAGGAGCGCAAGTTCCGCCACCTGCTGTGCTATGAGATGTTCGACCGGCTGGGCAGCTACCCATGGGAGCTCATCCGTCTTTTCCACCGCGTGGTGCTCGAGGAGGTGGAGGCCGGCCGGCGCGACTGGAGCGACGGCTTCGAGGACCTCAGGCGCCAGTTCTTCGGAGATACTCCGGAGGCTGAgccagcccaggaggaggaggtggaggaacaagaggaagggacagaagaggagagggagccaACCGAAGAGGCCACTCCAGCTCAGAGGGGGGACTGGCCAGAGGGGCAGCCTGAGGCCCCCTCCCCTGCgccacatcccccacccccaccagccgaGCCTCCGCCTACGTCGGACCCTCCTAGTTATGAAGCCCCTGTCGAAGATCCCCTGGAGCTGGTATCTGAGATGGGCGAGTTCAGCAATGAGGATATCTGCCGATATATTGACCGCAGCTTCTCCTTctggaaggagaaggaggc